One window from the genome of Oryza glaberrima chromosome 3, OglaRS2, whole genome shotgun sequence encodes:
- the LOC127765139 gene encoding uncharacterized protein LOC127765139, with protein MASSLAARRLLSRSAAAASRRLVPCASSATPRAAPAALRRFFSAEASTPPPTPPTPPLPPPPLEPTVEPPKSEGASSSSASSSAGAGGAHRSAPGASAGARRAGGTGYEEEQEKVLRASLLHVPRMGWSESAMIAGARDVGVSPAIVGAFPRKEAALVEFFMDDCLQQLIDRIDAGEGELLKNLVLSERLSKLVRMRLEMQGPYISKWPQALSIQSQPANISTSLKQRAVLVDEIWHAAGDAGSDIDWYVKRTVLGGIYSTSEVYMLTDNSPDFRDTWTFVSRRIKDALDLQKTFQEAAYLAEAVGAGMGGSLQGVLNRLFKK; from the exons ATGGCCTcctcgctcgccgcgcgccgcctcctctcccgctccgccgccgccgcgtcccgcCGCCTCGTCCCCTGCGCCTCGTCCGCGACCCCGCGCGCTGCCCCCGCTGCTCTTCGCCGCTTCTTCTCTGCGGAAgcctcgacgccgccaccgacgccgccgacgccaccactcccgccgccgcctctggaGCCCACCGTCGAGCCGCCCAAGTCGGAgggcgcctcctcctcttccgcctcgtcttccgccggcgccggaggagccCATCGGTCGGCGCCGGGGGCCTCGGCGGGggctcgccgcgccggcggcacgggctacgaggaggagcaggagaaaGTGCTCCGCGCGTCGCTGCTCCACGTG CCAAGGATGGGGTGGAGCGAGTCAGCCATGATCGCCGGGGCGAGGGACGTGGGTGTGTCGCCGGCCATCGTCGGTGCTTTCCCGAGGAAGGAGGCTGCGCTCGTTGAG TTTTTCATGGATGACTGCCTTCAACAACTCATTGATCGTATTGATGCTGGAGAGGGAGAGCTGTTGAAGAACTTGGTACTGAGTGAGAGACTTTCCAAACTTGTCCGAATGAGGCTGGAAATGCAGGGACCTTATATATCAAAGTGGCCTCAAGCTCTCAGTATCCAA TCCCAACCAGCAAACATTTCAACAAGTTTAAAGCAGAGAGCTGTCCTTGTTGATGAGATTTGGCATGCTGCTGGAGATGCTGGATCAGATATTGATTGGTATGTGAAGCGTACTGTGCTTGGTGGTATCTACTCTACCTCAGAGGTGTATATGTTGACTGACAATTCTCCAG ATTTCCGCGATACATGGACATTTGTGAGCCGCCGTATCAAGGATGCTCTTGATCTTCAGAAAACTTTTCAGGAG GCCGCGTATCTAGCAGAAGCCGTCGGTGCAGGCATGGGGGGCTCCCTACAGGGTGTCCTGAACAGACTTTTCAAGAAATGA
- the LOC127765608 gene encoding probable nucleoredoxin 1-1 isoform X2, whose product MADAAGIATVLAADGRDFLLRNSADQTDGQMLDMDFHGCTYFGTEVKISSIEASTVALYFSASWCPPCRRFTPKLIEAYNELVSQGKNFEVVFVSGDKDQEAFDAYFAKMPWLALPFSDSECRAKLNKRFKVRGIPHLVILNATSGEVYTEDGVELVTVHGTEAYPFTTERINELKEQEKAAKDNQTVQSVLGTPTRDYLLSNKGDKVPISDLEGKYVGLCFVVNGYGPVVQFTSLLAKFYEKLKEVGEKFEVVAVSLDSDEELSNESFAGMPWLAIPQEDKMGEKLARYFELRGLPTLVLIGPDGKTLNNNVADIIDEHGQDAWEGFPFTAEKMEILAEKAKAKAELQTLESLLVIGDLDFVLGKDGAKVPVSELVGKTVLLYFSAKWCGPCRAFLPKLVDEYNKIKEKHNDFEIIFISSDRDQSSYDEFFSGMPWLALPLGDERKQHLSKTFRVRGIPSLVAIGADGRTVARDAKTPLTAHGADAFPFTEERLLEMERKIDEMAKGWPGKLKHELHDEHELVLTRCTTYGCDGCDEMGSSWSYRCRECDFDLHPKCALGKEEEKKGDDEAEAEADPACEGGVCRKA is encoded by the exons ATGGCGGACGCCGCTGGCATCgccaccgtcctcgccgccgacggcagGGACTTCCTCCTCCGCAACTCCGCCGACCAG acagacggtcaaatgttggacatggatttccacggctgcacttattttgggacggag GTGAAGATCAGCAGCATCGAGGCAAGCACCGTTGCCCTCTACTTCTCGGCCTCATGGTGCCCACCATGCAGGCGCTTCACGCCTAAGCTTATTGAAGCATACAATGAGCTAGTCTCCCAGGGAAAGAACTTCGAGGTTGTCTTTGTTTCAGGGGATAAGGATCAAGAGGCATTCGATGCATACTTTGCAAAGATGCCATGGTTGGCACTCCCTTTCTCGGACTCCGAATGCCGTGCCAAACTCAATAAGCGCTTTAAGGTGAGAGGCATTCCACACCTCGTCATCCTTAATGCAACATCTGGTGAAGTTTATACGGAAGATGGAGTTGAGCTTGTGACTGTGCATGGTACAGAAGCTTACCCTTTTACAACAGAGAGGATCAATGAATTGAAGGAACAGGAAAAGGCAGCTAAGGATAATCAAACTGTTCAAAGTGTGCTTGGTACACCCACCCGCGACTACTTACTTTCGAACAAGGGAGATAAG GTACCCATCTCTGACCTTGAGGGCAAGTACGTTGGTTTGTGCTTTGTGGTGAATGGCTATGGCCCAGTAGTCCAATTTACCTCATTGCTTGCTAAATTTTATGAGAAACTCAAAGAAGTAGGGGAGAAATTTGAAGTTGTAGCTGTATCCTTGGACAGTGATGAGGAATTATCCAATGAGAGTTTTGCAGGCATGCCTTGGCTTGCCATCCCTCAGGAAGACAAGATGGGTGAGAAGCTGGCTCGTTATTTTGAGCTTAGAGGCCTGCCTACACTTGTCCTGATTGGTCCTGATGGGAAGACACTGAACAACAATGTTGCTGACATAATTGATGAGCATGGTCAAGATGCATGGGAAGGGTTTCCTTTCACTGCAGAGAAGATGGAAATTCTTGCTGAGAAGGCAAAGGCTAAAGCAGAGTTACAGACCTTGGAGTCCCTTCTGGTCATTGGTGATTTGGACTTTGTGCTTGGAAAAGATGGAGCAAAG GTTCCTGTATCAGAACTTGTTGGGAAGACTGTCCTCCTCTACTTCTCAGCTAAATGGTGCGGACCATGCCGAGCCTTCCTGCCTAAACTTGTCGACGAGTACAACAAGATCAAGGAGAAGCACAACGACTTCGAGATCATCTTCATCTCCAGCGATCGAGACCAGAGCTCCTACGACGAGTTCTTCTCTGGCATGCCATGGCTCGCTCTTCCCCTGGGTGACGAGAGGAAGCAGCACCTGAGCAAGACCTTCAGAGTCCGCGGGATCCCTTCGCTCGTCGCCATCGGCGCCGACGGGAGGACGGTGGCCAGGGACGCCAAGACCCCGCTGACGGCCCACGGCGCCGACGCGTTCCCGTTCACGGAGGAGAGGCTCCtggagatggagaggaagaTCGACGAGATGGCGAAGGGGTGGCCCGGGAAGCTGAAGCACGAGCTGCACGATGAGCATGAGCTCGTGCTGACTCGCTGCACCACGTATGGCTGTGATGGATGCGACGAGATGGGCAGCTCGTGGTCGTACAGGTGCAGGGAGTGTGACTTCGACCTGCACCCCAAGTGCGCgctggggaaggaggaggagaagaagggcgATGACGAGGCTGAGGCTGAGGCTGACCCAGCATGCGAGGGAGGCGTTTGCAGGAAGGCCTAA
- the LOC127765608 gene encoding probable nucleoredoxin 1-1 isoform X3, translated as MADAAGIATVLAADGRDFLLRNSADQLPATRAAVRCCAIEMSHEKVKISSIEASTVALYFSASWCPPCRRFTPKLIEAYNELVSQGKNFEVVFVSGDKDQEAFDAYFAKMPWLALPFSDSECRAKLNKRFKVRGIPHLVILNATSGEVYTEDGVELVTVHGTEAYPFTTERINELKEQEKAAKDNQTVQSVLGTPTRDYLLSNKGDKVPISDLEGKYVGLCFVVNGYGPVVQFTSLLAKFYEKLKEVGEKFEVVAVSLDSDEELSNESFAGMPWLAIPQEDKMGEKLARYFELRGLPTLVLIGPDGKTLNNNVADIIDEHGQDAWEGFPFTAEKMEILAEKAKAKAELQTLESLLVIGDLDFVLGKDGAKVPVSELVGKTVLLYFSAKWCGPCRAFLPKLVDEYNKIKEKHNDFEIIFISSDRDQSSYDEFFSGMPWLALPLGDERKQHLSKTFRVRGIPSLVAIGADGRTVARDAKTPLTAHGADAFPFTEERLLEMERKIDEMAKGWPGKLKHELHDEHELVLTRCTTYGCDGCDEMGSSWSYRCRECDFDLHPKCALGKEEEKKGDDEAEAEADPACEGGVCRKA; from the exons ATGGCGGACGCCGCTGGCATCgccaccgtcctcgccgccgacggcagGGACTTCCTCCTCCGCAACTCCGCCGACCAG TTGCCAGCAACGCGAGCTGCGGTGCGGTGCTGCGCAATTGAGATGAGCCATGAGAAG GTGAAGATCAGCAGCATCGAGGCAAGCACCGTTGCCCTCTACTTCTCGGCCTCATGGTGCCCACCATGCAGGCGCTTCACGCCTAAGCTTATTGAAGCATACAATGAGCTAGTCTCCCAGGGAAAGAACTTCGAGGTTGTCTTTGTTTCAGGGGATAAGGATCAAGAGGCATTCGATGCATACTTTGCAAAGATGCCATGGTTGGCACTCCCTTTCTCGGACTCCGAATGCCGTGCCAAACTCAATAAGCGCTTTAAGGTGAGAGGCATTCCACACCTCGTCATCCTTAATGCAACATCTGGTGAAGTTTATACGGAAGATGGAGTTGAGCTTGTGACTGTGCATGGTACAGAAGCTTACCCTTTTACAACAGAGAGGATCAATGAATTGAAGGAACAGGAAAAGGCAGCTAAGGATAATCAAACTGTTCAAAGTGTGCTTGGTACACCCACCCGCGACTACTTACTTTCGAACAAGGGAGATAAG GTACCCATCTCTGACCTTGAGGGCAAGTACGTTGGTTTGTGCTTTGTGGTGAATGGCTATGGCCCAGTAGTCCAATTTACCTCATTGCTTGCTAAATTTTATGAGAAACTCAAAGAAGTAGGGGAGAAATTTGAAGTTGTAGCTGTATCCTTGGACAGTGATGAGGAATTATCCAATGAGAGTTTTGCAGGCATGCCTTGGCTTGCCATCCCTCAGGAAGACAAGATGGGTGAGAAGCTGGCTCGTTATTTTGAGCTTAGAGGCCTGCCTACACTTGTCCTGATTGGTCCTGATGGGAAGACACTGAACAACAATGTTGCTGACATAATTGATGAGCATGGTCAAGATGCATGGGAAGGGTTTCCTTTCACTGCAGAGAAGATGGAAATTCTTGCTGAGAAGGCAAAGGCTAAAGCAGAGTTACAGACCTTGGAGTCCCTTCTGGTCATTGGTGATTTGGACTTTGTGCTTGGAAAAGATGGAGCAAAG GTTCCTGTATCAGAACTTGTTGGGAAGACTGTCCTCCTCTACTTCTCAGCTAAATGGTGCGGACCATGCCGAGCCTTCCTGCCTAAACTTGTCGACGAGTACAACAAGATCAAGGAGAAGCACAACGACTTCGAGATCATCTTCATCTCCAGCGATCGAGACCAGAGCTCCTACGACGAGTTCTTCTCTGGCATGCCATGGCTCGCTCTTCCCCTGGGTGACGAGAGGAAGCAGCACCTGAGCAAGACCTTCAGAGTCCGCGGGATCCCTTCGCTCGTCGCCATCGGCGCCGACGGGAGGACGGTGGCCAGGGACGCCAAGACCCCGCTGACGGCCCACGGCGCCGACGCGTTCCCGTTCACGGAGGAGAGGCTCCtggagatggagaggaagaTCGACGAGATGGCGAAGGGGTGGCCCGGGAAGCTGAAGCACGAGCTGCACGATGAGCATGAGCTCGTGCTGACTCGCTGCACCACGTATGGCTGTGATGGATGCGACGAGATGGGCAGCTCGTGGTCGTACAGGTGCAGGGAGTGTGACTTCGACCTGCACCCCAAGTGCGCgctggggaaggaggaggagaagaagggcgATGACGAGGCTGAGGCTGAGGCTGACCCAGCATGCGAGGGAGGCGTTTGCAGGAAGGCCTAA
- the LOC127765608 gene encoding probable nucleoredoxin 1-1 isoform X4 yields the protein MADAAGIATVLAADGRDFLLRNSADQVKISSIEASTVALYFSASWCPPCRRFTPKLIEAYNELVSQGKNFEVVFVSGDKDQEAFDAYFAKMPWLALPFSDSECRAKLNKRFKVRGIPHLVILNATSGEVYTEDGVELVTVHGTEAYPFTTERINELKEQEKAAKDNQTVQSVLGTPTRDYLLSNKGDKVPISDLEGKYVGLCFVVNGYGPVVQFTSLLAKFYEKLKEVGEKFEVVAVSLDSDEELSNESFAGMPWLAIPQEDKMGEKLARYFELRGLPTLVLIGPDGKTLNNNVADIIDEHGQDAWEGFPFTAEKMEILAEKAKAKAELQTLESLLVIGDLDFVLGKDGAKVPVSELVGKTVLLYFSAKWCGPCRAFLPKLVDEYNKIKEKHNDFEIIFISSDRDQSSYDEFFSGMPWLALPLGDERKQHLSKTFRVRGIPSLVAIGADGRTVARDAKTPLTAHGADAFPFTEERLLEMERKIDEMAKGWPGKLKHELHDEHELVLTRCTTYGCDGCDEMGSSWSYRCRECDFDLHPKCALGKEEEKKGDDEAEAEADPACEGGVCRKA from the exons ATGGCGGACGCCGCTGGCATCgccaccgtcctcgccgccgacggcagGGACTTCCTCCTCCGCAACTCCGCCGACCAG GTGAAGATCAGCAGCATCGAGGCAAGCACCGTTGCCCTCTACTTCTCGGCCTCATGGTGCCCACCATGCAGGCGCTTCACGCCTAAGCTTATTGAAGCATACAATGAGCTAGTCTCCCAGGGAAAGAACTTCGAGGTTGTCTTTGTTTCAGGGGATAAGGATCAAGAGGCATTCGATGCATACTTTGCAAAGATGCCATGGTTGGCACTCCCTTTCTCGGACTCCGAATGCCGTGCCAAACTCAATAAGCGCTTTAAGGTGAGAGGCATTCCACACCTCGTCATCCTTAATGCAACATCTGGTGAAGTTTATACGGAAGATGGAGTTGAGCTTGTGACTGTGCATGGTACAGAAGCTTACCCTTTTACAACAGAGAGGATCAATGAATTGAAGGAACAGGAAAAGGCAGCTAAGGATAATCAAACTGTTCAAAGTGTGCTTGGTACACCCACCCGCGACTACTTACTTTCGAACAAGGGAGATAAG GTACCCATCTCTGACCTTGAGGGCAAGTACGTTGGTTTGTGCTTTGTGGTGAATGGCTATGGCCCAGTAGTCCAATTTACCTCATTGCTTGCTAAATTTTATGAGAAACTCAAAGAAGTAGGGGAGAAATTTGAAGTTGTAGCTGTATCCTTGGACAGTGATGAGGAATTATCCAATGAGAGTTTTGCAGGCATGCCTTGGCTTGCCATCCCTCAGGAAGACAAGATGGGTGAGAAGCTGGCTCGTTATTTTGAGCTTAGAGGCCTGCCTACACTTGTCCTGATTGGTCCTGATGGGAAGACACTGAACAACAATGTTGCTGACATAATTGATGAGCATGGTCAAGATGCATGGGAAGGGTTTCCTTTCACTGCAGAGAAGATGGAAATTCTTGCTGAGAAGGCAAAGGCTAAAGCAGAGTTACAGACCTTGGAGTCCCTTCTGGTCATTGGTGATTTGGACTTTGTGCTTGGAAAAGATGGAGCAAAG GTTCCTGTATCAGAACTTGTTGGGAAGACTGTCCTCCTCTACTTCTCAGCTAAATGGTGCGGACCATGCCGAGCCTTCCTGCCTAAACTTGTCGACGAGTACAACAAGATCAAGGAGAAGCACAACGACTTCGAGATCATCTTCATCTCCAGCGATCGAGACCAGAGCTCCTACGACGAGTTCTTCTCTGGCATGCCATGGCTCGCTCTTCCCCTGGGTGACGAGAGGAAGCAGCACCTGAGCAAGACCTTCAGAGTCCGCGGGATCCCTTCGCTCGTCGCCATCGGCGCCGACGGGAGGACGGTGGCCAGGGACGCCAAGACCCCGCTGACGGCCCACGGCGCCGACGCGTTCCCGTTCACGGAGGAGAGGCTCCtggagatggagaggaagaTCGACGAGATGGCGAAGGGGTGGCCCGGGAAGCTGAAGCACGAGCTGCACGATGAGCATGAGCTCGTGCTGACTCGCTGCACCACGTATGGCTGTGATGGATGCGACGAGATGGGCAGCTCGTGGTCGTACAGGTGCAGGGAGTGTGACTTCGACCTGCACCCCAAGTGCGCgctggggaaggaggaggagaagaagggcgATGACGAGGCTGAGGCTGAGGCTGACCCAGCATGCGAGGGAGGCGTTTGCAGGAAGGCCTAA
- the LOC127765608 gene encoding probable nucleoredoxin 1-1 isoform X1 has product MLDMDFHGCTYFGTEVKISSIEASTVALYFSASWCPPCRRFTPKLIEAYNELVSQGKNFEVVFVSGDKDQEAFDAYFAKMPWLALPFSDSECRAKLNKRFKVRGIPHLVILNATSGEVYTEDGVELVTVHGTEAYPFTTERINELKEQEKAAKDNQTVQSVLGTPTRDYLLSNKGDKVPISDLEGKYVGLCFVVNGYGPVVQFTSLLAKFYEKLKEVGEKFEVVAVSLDSDEELSNESFAGMPWLAIPQEDKMGEKLARYFELRGLPTLVLIGPDGKTLNNNVADIIDEHGQDAWEGFPFTAEKMEILAEKAKAKAELQTLESLLVIGDLDFVLGKDGAKVPVSELVGKTVLLYFSAKWCGPCRAFLPKLVDEYNKIKEKHNDFEIIFISSDRDQSSYDEFFSGMPWLALPLGDERKQHLSKTFRVRGIPSLVAIGADGRTVARDAKTPLTAHGADAFPFTEERLLEMERKIDEMAKGWPGKLKHELHDEHELVLTRCTTYGCDGCDEMGSSWSYRCRECDFDLHPKCALGKEEEKKGDDEAEAEADPACEGGVCRKA; this is encoded by the exons atgttggacatggatttccacggctgcacttattttgggacggag GTGAAGATCAGCAGCATCGAGGCAAGCACCGTTGCCCTCTACTTCTCGGCCTCATGGTGCCCACCATGCAGGCGCTTCACGCCTAAGCTTATTGAAGCATACAATGAGCTAGTCTCCCAGGGAAAGAACTTCGAGGTTGTCTTTGTTTCAGGGGATAAGGATCAAGAGGCATTCGATGCATACTTTGCAAAGATGCCATGGTTGGCACTCCCTTTCTCGGACTCCGAATGCCGTGCCAAACTCAATAAGCGCTTTAAGGTGAGAGGCATTCCACACCTCGTCATCCTTAATGCAACATCTGGTGAAGTTTATACGGAAGATGGAGTTGAGCTTGTGACTGTGCATGGTACAGAAGCTTACCCTTTTACAACAGAGAGGATCAATGAATTGAAGGAACAGGAAAAGGCAGCTAAGGATAATCAAACTGTTCAAAGTGTGCTTGGTACACCCACCCGCGACTACTTACTTTCGAACAAGGGAGATAAG GTACCCATCTCTGACCTTGAGGGCAAGTACGTTGGTTTGTGCTTTGTGGTGAATGGCTATGGCCCAGTAGTCCAATTTACCTCATTGCTTGCTAAATTTTATGAGAAACTCAAAGAAGTAGGGGAGAAATTTGAAGTTGTAGCTGTATCCTTGGACAGTGATGAGGAATTATCCAATGAGAGTTTTGCAGGCATGCCTTGGCTTGCCATCCCTCAGGAAGACAAGATGGGTGAGAAGCTGGCTCGTTATTTTGAGCTTAGAGGCCTGCCTACACTTGTCCTGATTGGTCCTGATGGGAAGACACTGAACAACAATGTTGCTGACATAATTGATGAGCATGGTCAAGATGCATGGGAAGGGTTTCCTTTCACTGCAGAGAAGATGGAAATTCTTGCTGAGAAGGCAAAGGCTAAAGCAGAGTTACAGACCTTGGAGTCCCTTCTGGTCATTGGTGATTTGGACTTTGTGCTTGGAAAAGATGGAGCAAAG GTTCCTGTATCAGAACTTGTTGGGAAGACTGTCCTCCTCTACTTCTCAGCTAAATGGTGCGGACCATGCCGAGCCTTCCTGCCTAAACTTGTCGACGAGTACAACAAGATCAAGGAGAAGCACAACGACTTCGAGATCATCTTCATCTCCAGCGATCGAGACCAGAGCTCCTACGACGAGTTCTTCTCTGGCATGCCATGGCTCGCTCTTCCCCTGGGTGACGAGAGGAAGCAGCACCTGAGCAAGACCTTCAGAGTCCGCGGGATCCCTTCGCTCGTCGCCATCGGCGCCGACGGGAGGACGGTGGCCAGGGACGCCAAGACCCCGCTGACGGCCCACGGCGCCGACGCGTTCCCGTTCACGGAGGAGAGGCTCCtggagatggagaggaagaTCGACGAGATGGCGAAGGGGTGGCCCGGGAAGCTGAAGCACGAGCTGCACGATGAGCATGAGCTCGTGCTGACTCGCTGCACCACGTATGGCTGTGATGGATGCGACGAGATGGGCAGCTCGTGGTCGTACAGGTGCAGGGAGTGTGACTTCGACCTGCACCCCAAGTGCGCgctggggaaggaggaggagaagaagggcgATGACGAGGCTGAGGCTGAGGCTGACCCAGCATGCGAGGGAGGCGTTTGCAGGAAGGCCTAA
- the LOC127766280 gene encoding uncharacterized protein LOC127766280 codes for MCGFSKEIKEPYNKTGLSLTIMQAKTPKAFGVSPKFSGMLRTKQAQLAGRLSAGHVTGGDDDDTHGFAAAAVRRHLSFRRPNQTHYSLRLRLRSSSPTPHHSLRPLLARTRSRSHSASPHNRMAEVSTTTDDGGGGIATILAAADRDFLLLRNSADQVDQTNLFAHYLCSFALYGFACCCDHRRVDPSMLPRSIIDVLFASLFFSSYIFSFVERACVCKLKNIVEFMTK; via the coding sequence ATGTGCGGATTTTCTAAAGAAATCAAGGAGCCGTATAATAAAACGGGCTTGAGCTTGACAATAATGCAAGCCAAAACACCAAAGGCCTTTGGAGTATCTCCCAAATTCTCGGGCATGCTAAGGACGAAGCAGGCGCAGTTGGCCGGCCGGCTCTCGGCCGGTCACGTAactggcggcgacgacgacgacacccaCGGCTTCGCTGCCGCGGCGGTTCGGCGCCACCTCTCCTTCCGCCGACCCAACCAAACGCACTactccctccgcctccgcctccgctcctCATCCCCCACTCCACAccactccctccgccccctgcTTGCTCGCACTCGCAGTCGCAGTCACAGCGCTTCCCCGCACAACCGGATGGCGGAGGTCTCGACCaccaccgacgacggcggcggcggcattgccaccatcctcgccgccgcggacagggacttcctcctcctccgcaacTCTGCCGACCAGGTCGACCAAACCAACCTCTTTGCGCACTACCTCTGTTCTTTTGCTTTGTACGGATTTGCTTGCTGCTGCGATCATCGACGTGTTGATCCGAGTATGCTGCCCCGATCGATCATCGACGTGTTGTttgcttctcttttcttctcttcttatatcttttcttttgttgaaaGGGCATGTGTGTGCAAACTGAAAAACATAGTTGAGTTTATGACAAAGTGA